A single genomic interval of Deltaproteobacteria bacterium harbors:
- a CDS encoding HEAT repeat domain-containing protein produces the protein MDVYATARQAASLLERGRFVEAAGLYRSVVGSAHTADLAYDDWLSGLATALVSLGKRRAAAYVLLYLHRFDQAMGLLGEAPGVDRARVLEQQGEYLEAARLYEEAGALVHAAIAFERGGDAQRETGRSAPCAACGTVSPPYAMHCNGCGERLRAATDGGAGPYADARRCWRRLLGDTRLSAAPYEAALVCFNLGTCELRLGDEGGRRTLVEAQRLLEEAADLFETQGRRERAFDCYQILLELGRRSGAFENLAEGYLNCIRILKEDHLKYYVLQYYEDFLREASRREEFQAAASLYHEAADYCVRTGLIYDRYYLRAAAETWMAAAEKCVRDQRGAEMAENAYLAAVECFNGLGDYVGVGEAYARLAALPLSHRKAERYRVIAGRYRGAPRAVEAPPAFPEYLRQAHAYPDIWYMDLVEWEDDGAPEAICAPVVGDTRYPEIVRRRALTLLLDLLDGRGDDPAGLAAIAEGLGDLQIYPVLSPLERLFEQSGTLVQRGVMRATRYLFFKRTFVVLGRGLASSDAEVRRAALEGLERLHFNHAFDPLVRIFRESRDPEVRSAALESIGRIPSLEAGDFLVEVLRQEPDPLRSGAMRLLSGFENRDLFPVLRQYYELESGRVRADLEQVLRLAGALT, from the coding sequence GTGGACGTCTACGCCACGGCACGTCAGGCGGCTTCTCTCCTCGAGCGCGGTCGCTTCGTGGAGGCGGCGGGCCTCTACCGGTCGGTGGTCGGTTCGGCGCACACCGCCGACCTGGCCTACGACGACTGGCTCTCGGGGCTCGCGACGGCGCTCGTGAGCCTGGGGAAGCGGCGGGCCGCGGCGTACGTGCTCCTGTACCTGCATCGCTTCGACCAGGCGATGGGGCTTCTCGGCGAGGCCCCGGGGGTCGACCGGGCCCGCGTGCTCGAGCAGCAGGGGGAGTACCTGGAGGCGGCGCGGCTCTACGAGGAGGCGGGAGCCCTGGTCCACGCGGCGATCGCCTTCGAGCGCGGAGGAGACGCACAGCGCGAGACGGGCCGGTCCGCACCCTGCGCCGCGTGCGGCACGGTGAGCCCCCCGTATGCGATGCACTGCAACGGGTGCGGTGAGAGGCTTCGGGCCGCCACGGACGGTGGCGCGGGCCCGTACGCGGACGCGAGGCGCTGCTGGCGGCGGCTCCTCGGAGACACGCGATTGAGCGCCGCTCCCTACGAGGCGGCCCTGGTCTGTTTCAACCTCGGCACCTGCGAGCTCCGGCTCGGGGACGAGGGGGGACGGCGGACCCTCGTCGAGGCGCAGCGGCTGCTCGAGGAGGCGGCGGACCTCTTCGAGACGCAGGGGCGACGAGAGCGGGCCTTCGACTGCTATCAGATCCTCCTCGAGCTGGGGCGACGGAGCGGGGCCTTCGAGAACCTGGCCGAGGGATACCTGAACTGCATCCGGATCCTGAAGGAGGACCACCTCAAGTACTACGTGCTCCAGTACTACGAGGACTTTCTGCGCGAGGCCTCTCGACGGGAGGAATTCCAGGCGGCCGCCTCGCTGTACCACGAGGCGGCGGACTACTGCGTCCGGACGGGCCTGATCTACGACCGCTACTACCTGCGGGCCGCGGCAGAGACCTGGATGGCCGCCGCCGAGAAGTGCGTGCGCGACCAGCGGGGCGCCGAGATGGCCGAGAACGCGTACCTGGCCGCGGTCGAGTGTTTCAACGGCCTGGGAGATTACGTAGGTGTCGGGGAGGCGTACGCGCGACTCGCCGCTCTTCCGCTCTCGCACCGGAAGGCCGAGCGGTATCGGGTCATCGCAGGCCGCTACCGCGGCGCGCCGCGGGCGGTCGAGGCCCCGCCTGCGTTCCCCGAGTACCTGCGGCAGGCGCACGCCTATCCAGACATCTGGTACATGGACCTGGTGGAGTGGGAGGACGACGGTGCGCCCGAGGCCATCTGCGCCCCGGTGGTGGGCGACACACGCTATCCGGAGATCGTGCGGCGTCGCGCGCTGACCCTGCTTCTCGACCTCCTCGACGGCCGGGGGGACGATCCGGCCGGTCTGGCGGCGATCGCCGAGGGCCTCGGGGACCTGCAGATCTACCCCGTCCTGAGCCCGCTCGAGCGCCTCTTTGAGCAGTCCGGAACCCTGGTCCAGCGCGGCGTGATGCGCGCGACCCGCTACCTCTTCTTCAAGCGGACCTTCGTCGTGCTCGGACGCGGGCTCGCCTCCTCGGACGCGGAGGTGCGTCGGGCGGCTCTCGAGGGACTCGAGCGGCTGCACTTCAACCACGCCTTCGACCCGCTGGTGCGCATCTTCCGCGAGTCGCGCGATCCGGAGGTTCGCAGCGCGGCGCTGGAGAGCATCGGCCGGATCCCCTCCCTCGAGGCGGGAGACTTCCTGGTGGAGGTGCTGCGCCAGGAGCCCGATCCGCTGCGGAGCGGCGCGATGCGACTGCTCTCGGGTTTCGAGAACCGCGACCTCTTCCCCGTGTTGCGGCAGTACTACGAGCTGGAGTCGGGGAGGGTTCGCGCGGACCTCGAGCAGGTGCTGCGGCTGGCCGGCGCGTTGACGTAG